From one Mytilus edulis chromosome 1, xbMytEdul2.2, whole genome shotgun sequence genomic stretch:
- the LOC139484830 gene encoding GTP-binding protein Di-Ras2-like produces MSELQSRSQIAVLEAERVGKSSILQQYLNGEFSSAYKETVEDIYPQPYDINGKRRFVDYMNTAGNINFPAMRKIYISKAEGFILAYSICDSRSFEEVQKLWNEIKSVRENNLSIHCVIFGNKLDEENKRQVETFAALEWAYRENLGGCFKEVSAKDNNAVKEVFDMLLEQLGNRRSAKPETFRIRSTSFTRKENSFKKCRNNYKQKKNKKMVSYEKVQCSSKGFQDNLFDDFKESTIYRVQRKQNEFCRTMRDSDALIKQKNNEGQFSRSMTRNQKAGLRDGTK; encoded by the coding sequence ATGTCAGAACTACAGTCTCGATCTCAAATAGCCGTTCTTGAAGCAGAAAGAGTAGGGAAGAGTTCAATTCTACAGCAGTATTTGAATGGAGAATTTTCAAGCGCATACAAAGAGACAGTTGAAGACATTTATCCTCAACCATATGACATTAATGGAAAGCGAAGATTTGTTGACTATATGAACACTGCCGGAAATATAAACTTCCCTGCAATGcgtaaaatatacatttcaaaaGCAGAAGGATTCATTCTAGCTTACTCAATCTGCGATAGCAGGTCATTTGAAGAGGTACAAAAACTGTGGAATGAAATAAAGTCTGTTCGGGAAAACAATTTAAGTATACATTGTGTTATTTTTGGCAATAAACTAGACGAAGAAAATAAAAGACAGGTTGAAACCTTTGCTGCATTAGAATGGGCCTACAGGGAGAACCTTGGTGGGTGTTTTAAAGAGGTTTCTGCCAAAGATAACAACGCAgtcaaagaagtttttgacatgCTTTTGGAACAGTTGGGGAATAGGAGATCTGCAAAACCGGAAACATTCAGAATACGTTCTACCAGTTTCACAAGAAAAGAAAACTCGTTTAAAAAATGTCGCAataactataaacagaagaagaATAAGAAGATGGTGTCATATGAAAAAGTACAGTGTTCAAGCAAAGGTTTCCAAGATAACTTATTTGACGATTTTAAAGAATCAACCATTTATAGagttcaaagaaaacaaaatgagtTTTGTCGGACTATGAGGGATAGCGATGCATTGATTAAACAGAAAAATAACGAAGGACAATTTTCACGCAGCATGACGAGAAATCAAAAAGCGGGTCTCCGGGATGGAACAAAGTAA